One region of Armigeres subalbatus isolate Guangzhou_Male chromosome 3, GZ_Asu_2, whole genome shotgun sequence genomic DNA includes:
- the LOC134219162 gene encoding uncharacterized protein LOC134219162, which yields MNLNGEIALTTQEVCRLFAEKFASVFSDERMSDDSQVSIAAGNVPLKNQSLGAFNIDYDMILRAANQLKSSNNPGPDGVPAVFIKRHIESWLVPLLFLFRSSIINGIFPSCWKFALMFTVHKKGDKRDVNNYRWITLFFLLLILAASSDGITIECRGSNYYNDNNCTFNGVYVTDLSTEIYFQSSYYTRYNFHFTNSVLKEVPKRIFETFSTVQTLYLSDCSIETLSRYTFERASSMVWLNMSANMLSELNNLVFSGAKQLSLLDLSGNNISNIEEKAFYNLGQLTTLLLNGNKLKSFADSVFSHLPALMKLYVARNELENLQSGLFQFNPSLIVLFLQSNNLVSLDKNLFNGISNMEYLWLRSNSLTSFEFDDLKVKRINIANNQLKKLKLNSATEYLIAYNNSISEVTADNFAELNLNSLDLSWNNLTSMNGIDQISSLTILDLSHNKIGALNLTSFADLKNLVDLNLEDTAINNLQHGTFSQLIVLKRLDISYNKLSRIDFDIFTSSREMEDIFIDGNRLKDVNFLEINTIFPNLKTISIADNNWNCTFLTRMIRGLNTLNITVGGSKSEKLVSDKTNVKGIYCSDSTNPLAEWNVTVKHLDKYLNESVPIPDSSEIRQIMQNAIDDISKFSDQREAIANKSNHIEAEIFDLTKKLMSFENDIYQVKKSILDVKIAQLTNATNVTSQVSNDLRKMMQELNDLTLSKLKQTKEELEFKLYQQSFKNDKLEEKISDTTGKLQTLSKQIDQNRASTFLSHNTMELRAPSTSGDTASSGTGSVQIMMVMALILLIALLTMAVLAAYRNRLPFSRKRGERYGTSNTLATIVDDI from the exons ATGAATTTGAATGGTGAAATCGCCTTAACTACTCAGGAagtttgccgcctatttgccGAAAAATTCGCGAGCGTTTTCAGTGACGAAAGGATGAGTGACGACAGCCAAGTCTCTATCGCAGCAGGGAACGTTCCCCTAAAAAACCAGTCTTTGGGTGCCTTCAACATCGATTATGACATGATCCTGAGAGCCGCAAATCAGTTAAAATCGTCAAATAATCCCGGACCCGACGGCGTACCGGCCGTCTTCATCAAAAGGCATATCGAGAGTTGGCTTGTTCCACTTCTCTTCTTGTTCAGATCTTCGATCATCAATGGTATTTTCCCCTCCTGCTGGAAGTTTGCACTAATGTTCACAGTCCACAAAAAGGGAGACAAACGCGATGTGAACAACTATCGATGGATTAC ATTGTTTTTCCTCTTACTCATCCTGGCAGCCAGTTCCGACGGCATCACAATAGAATGTAGGGGCAGCAACTATTATAATGACAACAATTGTACTTTCAACGGAGTTTATGTAACTGATTTGTCGACAGAAATCTATTTTCAGTCCAGCTACTACACTCGCTACAACTTCCACTTCACCAACTCTGTGCTGAAGGAAGTTCCGAAAAGGATATTCGAAACATTCTCCACTGTTCAGACGTTGTATTTGTCCGATTGCAGCATAGAAACACTAAGCCGCTACACGTTTGAACGGGCGAGCTCCATGGTGTGGCTGAACATGTCTGCAAATATGCTTTCTGAACTAAATAATTTAGTATTCAGTGGTGCAAAGCAATTAAGCTTACTGGATCTGAGTGGAAACAATATATCAAACATTGAAGAAAAGGCATTTTATAATTTGGGACAGCTAACAACACTGTTACTTAATGGAAACAAACTAAAATCGTTTGCAGACTCTGTTTTTTCTCACTTACCAGCACTGATGAAGTTATATGTGGCAAGGAATGAATTAGAAAACCTGCAAAGTGGACTGTTCCAGTTTAATCCGTCGTTGattgttttatttctgcagAGTAATAATTTGGTATCCTTAGATAAAAACTTGTTCAACGGAATCAGTAATATGGAGTATTTATGGCTAAGAAGTAATAGTCTAACAAGCTTCGAGTTTGATGACTTGAAAGTGAAAAGAATTAATATTGCCAACAATCAATTGAAGAAATTGAAGCTGAACTCGGCAACAGAATATTTAATTGCATATAACAACTCTATTTCGGAAGTCACGGCAGATAACTTTGCAGAACTTAACCTGAATAGTCTGGATCTGTCTTGGAATAATCTTACTTCTATGAATGGAATAGACCAAATTAGCAGCTTGACAATTCTTGATTTATCGCACAACAAAATCGGTGCACTGAATCTTACAAGCTTCGCCGATCTGAAAAATCTCGTTGATCTGAATCTGGAGGACACTGCAATCAATAATCTACAACATGGCACATTTTCTCAACTCATAGTTCTAAAGCGCTTGGATATTTCCTACAACAAGCTGAGCCGCATTGATTTCGACATTTTCACATCATCAAGAGAAATGGAGGACATATTCATCGATGGGAATAGACTTAAAGACGTaaattttctagaaatcaacACAATATTTCCTAATCTGAAAACAATCAGCATCGCAGACAATAATTGGAACTGCACTTTCCTGACGCGAATGATACGAGGTTTAAACACTCTTAACATCACGGTTGGTGGATCTAAAagtgaaaaactggtttctgacAAAACTAACGTGAAGGGAATCTACTGCAGTGATAGCACGAACCCACTCGCAGAATGGAACGTGACTGTCAAACATTTGGACAAATATCTGAACGAATCTGTTCCGATTCCAGATTCCTCGGAGATTAggcaaatcatgcaaaatgcaATTGATGACATCAGTAAGTTCAGTGACCAGCGAGAGGCTATTGCAAACAAATCCAATCATATTGAAGCGGAGATTTTTGACCTGACGAAAAAACTTATGTCATTTGAAAACGATATTTATCAGGTTAAAAAATCGATTCTGGATGTGAAGATAGCCCAACTGACAAATGCAACCAACGTAACTTCCCAAGTTTCCAACGATCTGAGGAAAATGATGCAGGAGTTGAATGATCTAACACTTTCAAAGTTAAAGCAAACCAAAGAAGAGCTAGAATTTAAGCTCTATCAGCAGTCGTTTAAAAACGACAAACTGGAGGAGAAAATCTCCGATACGACGGGAAAACTTCAAACGCTTTCCAAACAAATCGATCAAAACCGGGCCTCTACGTTTTTAAGCCACAACACCATGGAACTGAGAGCACCGTCAACGTCCGGAGACACGGCCTCATCCGGAACCGGGTCCGTGCAGATAATGATGGTTATGGCGCTGATTCTGCTGATTGCTCTGCTGACAATGGCGGTGCTGGCAGCTTATCGAAATCGTTTGCCGTTCAGTAGGAAGCGCGGCGAACGCTATGGAACGTCGAACACGCTGGCCACTATAGTGGACGATATTTAA